The following are encoded together in the Chanodichthys erythropterus isolate Z2021 chromosome 16, ASM2448905v1, whole genome shotgun sequence genome:
- the hecw1b gene encoding E3 ubiquitin-protein ligase HECW1, translated as MNEKVMIHRQVILTQNLYQNRFLGLAAMASPSRVSQGRRRCKDPIRHSFNPEQFPNVDFQNGVPEELAAAVLRSTSDTDLVTSHCRSTLTVSTSSYTIGQTQDITLSWDIKEEVDAGDWIGMYLIDEVLSENFLDYKNRGVNGSHKGQIVWKIEANSYFVELETKICFKYYHGVSGALRATTPCVTVKNPSAPVFKPVATDDVPQSQGRRRLISFSLSDFQATGLKKGMFFNPDPYLKIAIHPGKHSIFPALPHHGQEKRSGIVCNTINPVWQRERFNFVSLPTDVLEIEVKDKFAKSRPIIKRFLGKLSMPVQRLLEKHAIGDRVVSYTLGRRLPTEHVSGQLQFRFEITSSIHPDDEDMSLSTEQPVAAAEAQVQPQAEDTMSLDQGAPELPLDGDTASVEMPMDVESGQSCAAEEDATEEEPLEAEQQEAPAESHEQMEQGETSVEAEETAQEEAENDSAFAEEPADSSGAPAGAEEEVDPQPVMEEPEVDLEEGCSLRIRTTPRRKPRPCSLPVSELETVIASACGEPETPRSHYIRIHHLLHSLPSTQTQPEDAAGPEPNRPQGVEEEEEEEEEEGVTLEPHALTPNGPRRTLPRSRSHERLSDLIQMLDGEGQPLGAEGQTGVQRSPGESECDLSPVPCCSHMAHRASGPVRAPSLDSARRSESTVFSSQDDEDEMDRVNGILGLEAEMGQGAKGREPGDGSCQWEEAPDSHVQSPHGIMGNGESPVAGPSSRRECPLPCNHPAVSQLPALRPDPHHYPTIDEPLPPNWEARIDSHGRVFYVDHINRTTTWQRPTSAATPDGLRRSGSVQQMEQLNRRYQTIQRTMATERRDEESGSPRNERTANTETDSPPQTTELRRDAPCSPGHCQKITLLLQSPAVKFITHPEFFTVLHANYGAYRMFTNSSCLKHMVLKIRRDARNFERYQHNRDLVSFLNRFADAQLELPRGWEIKTDPQGKSFFVDHNSRATTFIDPRIPLQNGRLPNHLTHRQHLQRLRSYSAGEASEVSRTRGVSLLARPGNSLVAAIRNQSQQEPVPLAYNDKIVAFLRQPNIFEVLQERQPSLARNHSLKEKVHHIRTEGTQRLEKLSCDADLVMLLSLFEEDIMSYVPLTSFHPGFNFSPRCSPGSSPQNSPGFLERTPLVPACCLSGEGSPGTQRARAPAPYRRDFEAKLRNFYRKLEAKGYGQGPGKIKLIVRRDHLLEGTFNQVMAYSRKELQRNKLYITFVGEEGLDYSGPSREFFFLLSQELFNPYYGLFEYSANDTYTVQISPMSAFVENHLEWFRFSGRILGLALIHQYLLDAFFTRPFYKALLRLATDLSDLEYLDEEFHQSLQWMKENDITDVLDLTFTVNEEVFGQVTERELKSGGTNMQVTEKNKKEYIDRMVKWRVERGVVQQTQALVRGFYEVVDSRLVSVFDARELELVIAGTAEIDLNDWRNNTEYRGGYHDGHIVIRWFWGAVERFNNEQRLRLLQFVTGTSSVPYEGFTALRGSNGLRRFCIEKWGKITSLPRAHTCFNRLDLPPYPSYTMLYEKMLIAVEETSTFGLE; from the exons ACGGCTCCCACAAAGGTCAGATCGTCTGGAAGATCGAGGCCAACTCCTACTTCGTAGAAC TGGAAACTAagatctgttttaaatattatcATGGAGTGAGCGGAGCCCTTCGGGCCACCACACCATGCGTGACTGTGAAGAACCCCTCCGCACCG GTTTTTAAGCCAGTTGCCACAGACGATGTACCTCAGAGTCAAGGCAGAAGAAGACTCATCAGCTTCTCTCTGTCAG ACTTCCAGGCCACCGGGCTAAAGAAAGGCATGTTCTTCAACCCCGACCCCTACCTGAAGATCGCCATCCACCCTGGCAAGCATAGCATCTTCCCTGCCCTGCCTCACCATGGCCAAGAGAAGAGATCAGGCATCGTCTGCAATACCATTAATCCCGTTTGGCAGAGGGAG CGCTTTAATTTTGTGTCTCTGCCCACGGATGTGTTGGAGATTGAGGTGAAGGATAAGTTTGCCAAAAGCCGACCCATCATAAAGCGTTTCTTGGGCAAGTTGTCCATGCCAGTGCAAAGATTACTGGAGAAGCATGCTATTGG tgatCGAGTTGTCAGTTACACTCTGGGTCGGAGGCTTCCAACAGAGCATGTCAGTGGCCAGCTTCAGTTCAGGTTTGAGATTACCTCCTCCATCCACCCAG ATGATGAAGACATGTCCCTTAGTACAGAGCAGCCAGTGGCAGCAGCAGAAGCTCAAGTCCAACCTCAAGCTGAAGACACCATGAGCTTAGACCAGGGGGCCCCAGAGTTGCCCTTAGATGGAGATACGGCTTCTGTAGAGATGCCCATGGACGTTGAATCCGGGCAAAGCTGTGCAGCTGAGGAAGATGCCACAGAGGAAGAGCCTTTAGAGGCAGAACAGCAGGAGGCACCCGCCGAGAGCCACGAACAAATGGAGCAAGGTGAGACCAGTGTAGAAGCAGAAGAGACAGCCCAAGAAGAGGCAGAAAATGATAGTGCCTTTGCTGAAGAGCCTGCAGACTCTTCTGGAGCTCCTGCTGGAGCCGAAGAGGAGGTGGACCCGCAGCCGGTTATGGAGGAACCAGAGGTGGATCTAGAGGAAGGCTGCTCGCTGAGGATCAGAACCACACCGAGACGGAAGCCGCGGCCCTGCTCTCTACCCGTGTCTGAGCTGGAGACGGTCATCGCTTCGGCCTGTGGCGAACCCGAGACGCCACGCTCCCATTACATTCGAATCCACCACCTGCTGCACAGCCTGCCGTCCACCCAAACTCAACCAGAAGATGCGGCTGGGCCTGAGCCCAACCGGCCTCAGGGtgtagaggaggaagaggaggaggaggaagaagagggTGTGACACTTGAGCCTCATGCTTTAACACCCAACGGCCCTCGCAGGACGCTGCCCCGCAGCCGCTCGCACGAGCGCCTGTCCGACCTCATTCAGATGCTCGATGGAGAGGGGCAGCCGCTCGGGGCTGAGGGACAAACCGGAGTTCAAAGGTCACCAGGGGAAAGCGAATGCGATTTGAGCCCGGTGCCCTGCTGCAGTCATATGGCACATAGGGCGTCGGGCCCTGTGCGAGCGCCGTCTCTAGACAGCGCACGTAGATCGGAGAGCACTGTGTTCTCATCGCAGGATGATGAGGATGAGATGGACAGGGTGAATGGCATTCTGGGATTGGAGGCAGAGATGGGGCAAGGCGCTAAGGGCCGGGAGCCGGGGGATGGAAGCTGCCAGTGGGAGGAGGCGCCGGACAGTCACGTCCAGAGCCCACATGGCATTATGGGTAATGGAGAGTCACCTGTAGCAGGTCCAAGCAGCAGGA GAGAATGTCCTTTGCCTTGTAACCATCCTGCAGTGAGCCAGCTTCCAGCACTACGGCCCGACCCACATCACTATCCCACCATAGATGAGCCGCTGCCCCCGA ACTGGGAAGCCCGTATCGACAGTCACGGTCGTGTTTTCTACGTGGATCACATTAACCGGACCACCACTTGGCAACGGCCCACGTCCGCAGCCACGCCGGATGGCCTGCGCAGGTCTGGCTCCGTCCAACAGATGGAACAGCTCAACAGGAG GTACCAGACCATCCAGAGGACGATGGCCACAGAAAGGAGAGACGAGGAGTCAGGCAGCCCACGCAACGAGAGAACAGCCAACACTGAAACAGACTCGCCTCCACAAACCACTG aGTTGAGGAGAGACGCACCATGTTCTCCAGGTCATTGTCAGAAGATCACTTTACTGCTGCAGAGTCCAGCAGTCAAATTCATCACTCACCCAGAGTTCTTCACTGTGCTTCACGCAAATTAT GGGGCGTATCGTATGTTCACCAACAGCTCGTGTCTGAAACACATGGTCCTGAAGATCAGGCGGGATGCTCGAAACTTTGAGCGCTACCAGCACAACCGTGACCTGGTGAGCTTCTTGAATAGGTTCGCTGATGCTCAGCTGGAGCTGCCACGGGGCTGGGAGATCAAAACGGACCCACAGGGGAAG TCGTTCTTCGTAGACCACAACAGTCGTGCCACAACCTTCATTGATCCCAGGATCCCCTTGCAAAACGGCAGACTGCCCAACCACCTGACTCACCGCCAGCACCTGCAGAGATTACGCAGCTACAGCGCAGGAGAG GCATCAGAGGTGTCGCGCACCCGAGGGGTGTCTTTGTTAGCCAGGCCTGGAAACAGCCTGGTAGCAGCCATACGAAACCAAAGCCAGCAGGAGCCAGTGCCATTAG CATACAATGATAAGATTGTAGCGTTTTTACGGCAACCAAACATTTTTGAGGTGCTACAGGAGCGACAGCCAAGCCTGGCGAGAAATCACTCACTTAA GGAAAAGGTGCACCACATCCGAACCGAAGGCACACAGAGACTGGAGAAGCTGTCGTGTGATGCTGACCTGGTTATGCTGTTAAG TTTGTTTGAGGAGGACATCATGTCTTACGTTCCTCTCACTTCATTTCACCCCGGTTTCAACTTCTCTCCACGCTGCTCGCCTGGTTCTTCTCCCCAGAACTCTCCAG GCTTCCTTGAGCGAACTCCTCTCGTTCCAGCCTGCTGTCTGTCTGGGGAGGGCTCTCCAG GGACCCAGAGGGCTCGGGCACCAGCGCCCTACCGCAGAGACTTTGAAGCCAAACTACGCAACTTCTACAGGAAGCTTGAGGCAAAAGGCTACGGTCAAGGACCTGGGAAAATAAA attgATTGTCAGAAGAGATCATCTGTTAGAAGGGACGTTTAACCAGGTCATGGCCTACTCCCGTAAAGAGCTCCAGAGAAACAAGCTGTACATCACCTTTGTTGGAGAAGAAGG ACTGGACTACAGCGGACCATCGCGAGAGTTTTTCTTCCTGCTGTCTCAGGAGCTGTTTAACCCTTACTATGGCCTGTTTGAATACTCCGCAAACGACACGTACACTGTCCAAATCAGCCCCATGTCTGCTTTTGTGGAAAACCATTTGGAATG GTTCCGTTTCAGTGGTCGAATTCTCGGCTTGGCATTGATTCATCAGTATTTGTTGGACGCTTTCTTCACCCGCCCATTTTATAAAGCTCTCCTCAGACT AGCCACAGATCTCAGTGATCTGGAGTATCTGGATGAGGAGTTCCACCAGAGCTTACAGTGGATGAAGGAAAATGACATTACAGATGTGCTGGATCTCACCTTCACTGTCAATGAGGAAGTGTTCGGCCAG gtaACGGAGCGGGAGCTGAAGTCCGGCGGGACAAACATGCAGGTGACAGAGAAAAACAAGAAGGAATATATTGATCGGATGGTGAAGTGGAGGGTGGAGCGAGGCGTTGTCCAGCAGACACAGGCTCTGGTCCGAGGCTTTTACGAG gtgGTGGACTCTCGTCTGGTTTCTGTGTTTGATGCCAGAGAGCTGGAGCTGGTTATTGCaggaacagcagaaattgatTTAAACGACTGGAGAAACAACACAGAGTACAGAGGAG GTTATCATGATGGGCACATCGTCATCCGGTGGTTCTGGGGTGCGGTGGAGCGCTTCAATAACGAACAGAGACTGCGTCTGCTGCAGTTTGTGACGGGCACCTCCAGCGTGCCGTACGAGGGCTTTACCGCCCTGCGCGGGAGCAACGGCCTACGACGCTTCTGCATCGAGAAGTGGGGCAAGATCACATCGCTCCCGAG GGCACACACATGCTTTAATCGTCTGGATCTTCCGCCGTATCCATCCTACACAATGTTGTATGAGAAAATGCTGATCGCCGTGGAAGAGACCAGCACTTTTGGCCTTGAGTGA
- the coa1 gene encoding cytochrome c oxidase assembly factor 1 homolog codes for MSRSTSLLQQMTIFITVVTGGGCAMMYYLMQKNFAKAEYYRLALEQLNNNSTAMASLGAPPLKIHNIHLSDRHNRMDHSSAQLKIPVTGSKNGGYLYTTSTRDTLMNRWHLQQVFLKLREGETIEIFNRTENEE; via the exons ATGAGTCGATCAACCAGCCTCCTGCAGCAGATGACCATATTCATCACTGTAGTGACTGGCGGCGGCTGTGCTATGATGTATTACCTCATGCAGA AAAATTTTGCAAAAGCAGAGTACTACCGTCTGGCCCTTGAACAACTGAACAATAATTCCACCGCCATGGCCAGTCTGGGGGCTCCTCCTCTAAAGATCCACAACATTCACTTATCTGACCGACACAACCGTATGGACCACAGCAGCGCTCAG CTGAAGATCCCAGTTACCGGGTCAAAGAATGGAGGTTATCTCTACACAACGTCCACCAGAGACACTCTCATGAACAG ATGGCACCTCCAGCAAGTGTTCCTGAAGCTGAGGGAAGGAGAGACCATAGAGATTTTCAACAGGACAGAAAATGAGGAGTAA
- the blvra gene encoding biliverdin reductase A — protein sequence MLGSVVVGVGIAGCVRMRDLLAPLPSSAAEKLSIKGFVSRRTLEDQQGVKQITMTEALSRSDIHVAFICTENTSHEESIRQFLEAGKHVCVEYPMTLSYTSAVDLWNLAQQKGLVLHEEHIELLTPDFKQLKKDISEKTLEKGTLHFTGGPLKPNFGFPSFSGIARMTWLVDLFGELTVTAASLVEEKENKYMKMTAHFLTQQQKPLTWIEERGPGLGRAKTIDFNFQDGTITELPAGQREPVGLFMQDLVLFGRKLQGDVSAAELQAERSRILHCLELADRIQQLSENAQA from the exons ATGTTGGGATCAGTGGTTGTAGGTGTAGGCATTGCAGGATGTGTGAGAATGAGAGATTTACTCGCTCCTCTTCCGTCCAGCGCTGCAGAGAAGCTCAGCATCAAAGGCTTTGTGTCCAG gaGGACTCTTGAAGATCAGCAGGGTGTGAAGCAGATCACGATGACGGAGGCGTTGAGCAGAAGTGACATCCATGTGGCATTTATATGCACAGAAAACACCAGCCATGAAGAGAGCATCAG GCAGTTCCTGGAGGCAGGGAAGCATGTGTGCGTTGAGTATCCCATGACCCTCAGCTACACATCTGCAGTGGATCTCTGGAATCTGGCTCAACAGAAGG GGCTGGTGCTTCATGAAGAACACATTGAACTTCTCACTCCTGACtttaaacaactgaaaaaagacaTATCTGAGAAAACACTGGAGAAGGGAACGCTGCACTTCACAG GTGGACCCCTGAAGCCAAATTTTGGGTTCCCATCGTTCAGCGGCATTGCCAGAATGACCTGGTTGGTTGATCTATTCGGGGAGCTCACGGTTACTGCTGCATCTCTGGTGGAGGAGAAAGAGAACAAATACATGAAGATGACGGCCCACTTTCTGACCCAAcaacagaa GCCTCTTACTTGGATTGAAGAACGAGGTCCAGGACTGGGCAGAGCCAAAACCATAGACTTTAACTTCCAGGACGGCACTATCACAGAGCTTCCTGCCGGTCAGCGGGAGCCAGTGGGGCTGTTCATGCAGGATCTGGTGCTGTTCGGCCGAAAGCTGCAGGGTGACGTGTCTGCCGCGGAGCTCCAGGCGGAGAGGAGCCGGATCTTACACTGTCTGGAGCTGGCGGACCGCATTCAGCAGCTCAGTGAAAACGCTCAGGCCTGA